A region of Vigna radiata var. radiata cultivar VC1973A chromosome 6, Vradiata_ver6, whole genome shotgun sequence DNA encodes the following proteins:
- the LOC106764472 gene encoding ribonuclease 3-like protein 2: MEASVAEVERILCYRFKNRKLLEEALTHSSFTEGVSYERLEFIGDPIISLAISNYLFLAYPNLDPGRLSILRAANISTEKLARVAVRYSLHVFVRHHAQPLMDQVERFVEAVSLENPSVVSHGGSVKAPKILADIVESIAGAIYVDVGCDLEKLWKYFRRILEPIVTPGDLEQQPQPVSTLFEICQKRGKHVEFKHVRTKTASIANVFVDGKLIASASSAQKDLAKLEAAKIALDSLASLVPPPTSIKPSSRNIELNFFTDEDGNMSIEAAKHRLHEYCESRKWSKPVYSIEKDSGPSHERRFICSVQITMKEEARILQISGYEKSRVKDAQNSAASMMLVALFEM, from the exons ATGGAAGCATCAGTGGCTGAGGTAGAGAGAATCTTATGCTATAGATTCAAAAACCGGAAGCTTCTAGAAGAAGCTCTCACTCATTCATCCTTCACCGAAGGTGTTTCTTATGAGCGTCTTGAGTTCATTGGAGATCCTATTATCAGTCTCGCAATCAGTAATTACCTTTTTCTCGCTTATCCCAATCTCGATCCTGGCCGTCTGTCTATTCTCCGTGCTGCCAACATCAGTACCGAGAAGCTGGCACGCGTTGCCGTTCGCTACAGTCTCCACGTCTTCGTCCGCCACCACGCTCAGCCCCTCATGGACCAGGTCGAACGTTTTGTGGAGGCAGTTTCCCTGGAGAATCCTTCCGTTGTGTCGCACGGTGGTTCCGTTAAGGCGCCTAAGATTCTCGCTGATATCGTCGAGTCGATCGCAGGAGCTATATACGTTGACGTGGGATGCGACCTGGAGAAACTCTGGAAG TATTTTAGAAGAATTTTGGAGCCCATAGTGACACCTGGTGATTTGGAGCAACAACCTCAACCAGTATCGACACTATTTGAAATATGCCAGAAAAGGGGGAAGCATGTTGAGTTTAAACATGTGCGAACCAAAACCGCTAGTATAGCTAATGTCTTTGTTGATGGGAAGCTTATAGCCTCTGCCTCGTCTGCACAAAAGGATTTGGCTAAACTTGAAGCTGCCAAGATTGCTTTGGATAGTCTAGCATCTCTGGTTCCTCCTCCCACCAGTATAAAGCCTTCCAGCCGTAATATAGAGCTAAATTTTTTTACCGACGAAGATGGAAATATGAGTATTGAAGCAGCTAAACATAGACTACACGAATATTGTGAGAGTAGAAAATGGTCTAAGCCTGTATACAG TATTGAAAAGGATTCGGGTCCCTCCCATGAAAGGAGATTTATTTGTTCTGTTCAAATAACTATGAAAGAAGAGGCGCGGATCCTTCAAATATCTGGTTACGAAAAATCTAGGGTGAAAGATGCACAAAACTCTGCTGCTTCAATGATGCTTGTGGCCTTATTTGAGATGTAA